In the Malaclemys terrapin pileata isolate rMalTer1 chromosome 12, rMalTer1.hap1, whole genome shotgun sequence genome, one interval contains:
- the LOC128847142 gene encoding mediator of RNA polymerase II transcription subunit 15-like — protein MFVTLDLEPVTPELTQDPQGTQGTSAANVSPSQRLVNIRKRKRKTRDEMFTELQMSAQADRAQQNAWRQSMSEMRKAQYEREETWRAESREEQSKWRAEDDRWRQLADRRQEAMLRLLEHQSDMVERMVELQERQQEQRPPLQPLCNQQPSSPSSIASSPRRPRTRWGGLRPPSHSTPDDRPSIRRLAFNKS, from the exons atgtttgtgaccctggacctggaaccagtaacccccgaactcacccaagaccctcagggcacacaggggacctctg ctgcaaatgtttctccttcgcagaggctcgtgaacattagaaagagaaaacgtaagacgagggacgagatgttcacggagctgcagatgtccgcccaggctgatagagcacagcagaatgcgtggaggcagtcaatgtcggagatgagaaaagcccaatatgaacgagaggagacgtggcgggctgaatcgcgggaagaacagagcaagtggcgggctgaagacgataggtggcgtcagcttgcagacagacggcaagaggcaatgctccgtctgctggagcatcaaagtgatatggtcgagcgtatggttgagttgcaggaaaggcagcaggagcagagaccgccgctacagcccctgtgtaaccaacagccctcctccccaagttccatagcctcctcaccaagacgcccaagaacacggtgggggggcctccgtccacccagtcactccaccccagatgatcgcccaagcatcagaaggctggccttcaataagagttaa